A stretch of DNA from Rhizobacter sp.:
GCGCAGCGTGACGTCGGTGAGCGTGCCCACCATGCGGCGCGGCGAGCCGTCGGGCGACCATTCGACGATGCGTCCGCGTTCGGCCAGCCAGCGCCAGGAGCCGTCCTTGTGCCGGGCGCGGTACTCGCTTTCGTAGGCCGGTGTCTTGCCCGCTGCATGGGCCTGGTAGGCCGCGTCGTTGGCGGCCAGGTCTTCGGGGTGGATCACCGAGTCCCAGGCCTGCTGGGTGGCGGGCATGTCGCCGGGCTGGTAGCCGAGCAGGGCGACGCTGCCGTCCATGCCGCTCAGCACGTCGTCGGCGAGGTCCCAGGCCCACACCGAGGTGCCGGCGCCGACGAGCGCTTCGCTCATGAGCTTGCGGGCTTCGAGGTCCATCGGCTCAGGCCTTCGGGAGCGTGCCGTCGAGGGCGTCGTCGAGTGCGGCCTGCACGCGCGTGGCCGGCACGCCGGTCAGGCAGCGGTAGTGGCCGTAGCGGCAGGTGCGCTCGAAGCAGGGCATGCAATCGAGCTGCAGCTCGTCTTTCAGCCACAGCACGCGGGCGTGGGGGCTGAGCGGCGGGGTGTGCTCGGGGCTGGTCGAGCCGAAGACGGCCACCTGCGGAATGCGGAAGGCGGCGGCCACGTGCATGAGGCCCGAGTCGTTGCTGACCACACCGCGGCTGCCTGCGATCAGCACCATCGCGTCGATCAGCGTCGTCTTGCCGGCGAGCACGCGGCAGGCGCCGGGGGCGGGGCTGGCGATCTCGTCGCACAGCGCGGCTTCCTTGCCCGAGCCGAGCAGCACGACGGGCTGGCCGTGGCGGGCGTGCAGCGCGCGTGCGAGTTCGGCGTAGTGGCTGGCGGGCCAGATCTTGGCCGGGCCGTATTCGGCGCCGGGGGCGAAGACCCA
This window harbors:
- the waaF gene encoding lipopolysaccharide heptosyltransferase II, producing the protein MRSLVIAPQWIGDAVMSEPLLRVLAQRGERLTVAALPWVAPVYHAMPQVAEVIALPFAHGRLDWSGRRRVAGELRGRFDIAYVLPNSLKAALIPFFAGVPRRVGYQGEGRYVLLNERRPNPGGRPPMVAFYRALSGEPAVTEEPRLSFPPERLQSVTTALGLAPQAYWVFAPGAEYGPAKIWPASHYAELARALHARHGQPVVLLGSGKEAALCDEIASPAPGACRVLAGKTTLIDAMVLIAGSRGVVSNDSGLMHVAAAFRIPQVAVFGSTSPEHTPPLSPHARVLWLKDELQLDCMPCFERTCRYGHYRCLTGVPATRVQAALDDALDGTLPKA